The Vidua macroura isolate BioBank_ID:100142 chromosome 2, ASM2450914v1, whole genome shotgun sequence DNA window AGCAGTGCTGGAGCTCACTTTTTGGAGGTGGCAATGAACAGTGTAATTACATTCAGGCTTGGGAGAGGGGGACTGGACTGGACAGGGAAGTGTCCAAATCATGActaagaaagatgaaaaaaaaaaaaacatttcttcatggTTTTAGACCTACTTGAGCTgagttcccagctctgcttggcTGTTGGAGAGCTCTAGTTCAGGGGTGTATTACAATGCTGAGCTCCAAAAACATCCTTGGGAGTCTGAGCCTAAAACCCTGTTTCTAAGAGCATCAGGTAAAACAAAAGCTGTCACCTCTTCCTACAAACCTTGCCTCTCACTATCTTCAGGCCATCACTGCCACAATCTACCTTCTCTTCCAGTTTTATTGCACCCATGAAAGCACACAAATAGAGCAGCTGCCCCGTGCTCCACCCGGCTGCTGGCACTCACcaaagccagcagtgctgccctgggaaCTGGCTGCATTTCCAAGAGCTCAGTGCCATCAGAAGCCGCCAGAGCCACTTGCAGGTGCTGTCTGTAAGCAGCAGTCAGACAGCAGTTTTCTGGCAGCTCCTGTTTCTGCCAGCTtgtcctgctccctgtgtgcaggCGGGGAGGTGACGAATTCCTCGTAAAAGCCTGCAGCGGTTTAGTGCGTGAAACACTCGGAGGAGTGattcattaaagaaatatggatattgatctagtacTGATATCCAgctgtgacggacaaaaactctctaacagttttaaagttagaaagttgttctggtttgaaagcaaaaccagtgagagactccaagtcagaaatacaatttattggcaaaagggaaaacaaaagacaaaaatacactcaatgatacaaaaggaagaccactggcaaagtcagaatacaacctgacacccctttggccagcgtgctggtagcagtccaaattggagtggctgcagtcctcttggagtggcagaggtggttgctgtgtcttcttggaaacctgtggaaaggctgcttttctgtctagaaattcctggatttatccaggtgggaatgcctagcttctccccctgggcggagcatctcacaatgggctgatgttgttttgagtcacaaggtgtgttcttaatcacctgttaaacagagcTGGttcctggagagtgttatctctgacaTTGATGGgccattaacaggagataaggaaaactgtccagatgcaactgctactggGATGGTgataggaaacatcttggtgctcagtcttggacaaaagtgtatgttcattgcggcgccgggcagcgtgcgggacagctcccaaatacacactgcacctttccaatgattacagagtccttttatccacaccagaattgaatacccaaaatacaaatacatattcatcattttggtccatcccattcctgcttcGTGTGCTAATCAttccaaaagctattaagcatgcgtagtttgttccttgaaatgggtcagtggtccctttcatggggaggggtcccaaaatgaggaagtaaatgaagtcttcctcattctgacctttctaccttttcaatgcaaatatgacaaatgaaccttggtagaactcccattccctgtcttcagttggtttcagaacagaggaggcccacgATTGTCTTATGTtgctaaaagctatttgtcagtttctatattcttcattataaacccagctaacgAAACATTGTgctgacaagcaatcaattttTAGTTAACTAcaaactcttaacttcatcgaggcctactcatttattttaattaactctagtaaggcttatctctctaactaaaatcttagctcctctaaaatctctaaatcccttTAAAGTTGACGTTTCAGGAGTGTTTAATCAAGTATGACTGCAGGGTTTCATTGCTCTCCAGGCAGGCCCCTCGGTGTCCAGCAGCCAGGCTCCATCCATGGCAGcacccagagcctggcagctctgtcaggctggggATTCCAGGCGTGCTGCAGGAGGTGACCGAGAAGAACCCTGAGTTCTTACAATCCCAGTGTCACTCAGGGGTCTCAAAACTGGTGCTGGAGTGCCCCAGGTGAGCTGGGGAAATCCCTCTCCAAGCACAGCAGGTGCTCCTCTCACCCCAAAATGCTTGAAGAGAGGGGGGAGGAGGTCACCTTTTAACATTACAGACAGAccagaggagcaggcagcagtATTAAAGGTAGCACAAATAAAAGGGCCTCTGTTGGCTTCAGGCCATTTTCTCCTGGAGTAAAAACAGAGTCAGGACCACCTTTTGTCTCACCAGCAGgctcactgcagcagccagtgcaAATACCCCAGGAAccatggagctgtgggagcagggcGTGCTTTCATCAGGCAGCCCTGCAAGGAGCTGAAAACAGCGTGGTGAACCCAGCAGGAgagcctggggagggagagcCACGGGCAGGAAGGACCTGGTGCCACTCAGGAGTGTTCCTAACAAAGGctcacagctccctgtgcccttcCAGCAGGGattgctggcagagcagggcccaggtgcagccccctgcccagggcagggatgcagggagccCACGGAGCCCCAGCCTGCTGGGCtgcccctgccaggctctggggagctgGAGATCACTGGAAGCCAGGTAAGAAGTGATTTGCAGTGTGCCTTTGACAGGTCTCCacacctgcctgctccaggagcGCTCCTGAGCCTCCAGCTCAGCTCAttaggctgcagcacagccaacctctgtgctgctgctgctgctgcgagCACAGAATGAGCTCTGGGCATTGTGGCTGCACGCTTGCACTGGATTAGAGCCTCTTGCCTCCTCTCCAGGTGCATGTGTATGAGAAGCACTCTGAAATGAAAGGTAGAGAGCTTATTCAAAGAGGAAGTGGTCCTGCTTCAGGGGAGGCAATTCAGTGTTGACGTTATTGGTGCCCATAACTAATTAAACACTGAGGCTCATTGACAGGGCCTGTTAATCCTGTGGGCTGGGGATGCTccacttctttcctttccaaggGGCATCAGCACTTTAAGAGCCAGAGAGGGAGCAGAAGGTGGTGCCCCCGGGAGAGATTCAAATGAACATCCTGATTTGAAGGGAAGAGCAGATGTAAATCTGAGAGAGGTCCAGGGAGAGGTGAGGTGTAAAGGCTACGTGCTCCCTCAGCGCTCCCACTCTCCTCTTTGAAGGCAGATTTTGGGGTGGACATGTTTGCATAACAACTGGTGCTGTCCTCCCGAGGCAGGGAAGTATTCAAATAGCACAGCAGGGGGATGATGCAGGGGGATGAGGAggcttcccaagtctagtcaTGTGTGAGCAGCGGGGATTTCCTTTCAATTCCTCCCTAAATCTGACCCTAAATCCGTGGTCTGGGAGCACTTGTGTGGTCTGTGCTGCGAGAGAGAGGTGCTGCTCAGGGGGGTCTGGAAATGCCTCAGCCAGCCAAGCCCCTCGTTCTGAGAGCCTCCAAATGGAGCTGCAGTTCTCTGGAGGGCACAGGGCTGCAAGAGCCCCTCCAGGCTGGCCCAAACACAGGATTTACCTGCAAAAGATGGTTTTTCCTCAGCTTAGCAAAGTCGGGGACTCACTGGCGTTTGGGGGAGGTTCAGGAGGTTTTCCAGGGCCCAGATACTCATagtggttttgggttttatcCCAAGCCTGTCTCCTGTAAACTTTTGTAAGCTGCAAAGCTCCTTTAAGCTCCTGAAATTTGCCTTCCGATTCCATTTGGAGGtttccctctgctgcagtgtcacctgggtgtccctgggacccagagcagtgtcccctggatccagagcagtgtcacctgtgtgtccctgggacccagagcagtgtcacctgggtgtcccctggacccagagcagtgtcacctgtgtgtccctgggacccacagcagtgtcacctgggtgtccctgggccCAGAGCAGTGTCACCTGGATCCAGagcagtgtcacctgtgtgtccctgggacccagagcagtgtcacctgtgtgtccctgggacccacagcagtgtcacctgggtgtccctgggccCAGAGCAGTGTCACCTGGATCCAGagcagtgtcacctgtgtgtccctgggacccagagcagtgtcccctggacccagagcagtgtcacctgtgtgtccctgggacCCAGAGCAGTGTCACCTGGGTGTCCCCTGGACCCAGAGCAGTGTCACCTGGATCCAGagcagtgtcacctgtgtgtccctgggacccagagcagtgtcacctgggtgtcccctggacccagagcagtgtcacctgtgtgtccctgggacccagagcagtgtcacctgggtgtcccctggacccagagcagtgtcacctgtgtgtccctgggacccagagcagtgtcacctgggtgtcccctgggacccagagcagtgtcacctgggtgtcccctgggcccagagcagtgtcacctgtgtgtccctgggacccagagcagtgtcacctgggtgtccctgggacccagagcagtgtcacctgggtgtcccctgggcccagagcagtgtcacctgtgtgtccctgggacCCAGAGCAGTGTCACCTGGGTGTCCCCTGGACCCAGAGCAGTGTCACCTGGGTGTCCCCCTCTCCTGCTGACACCCTGCCCCGGGTCTCAACCACCAAAGGCTCCAACTCCAGCTGAAAAGGAACCCCACCCAGCCATTTGGCACTCCCTGGGTGTATTGCTGCACTCTAATCCTATTTCTCTGAGCAGTTTTCATCTTCTCTGCAGCCATGCCCTGGTGATTTTCCGCATGGCCTCAGCTGCTGACCCTCCCAGAGCATCCAAGGGAGAATTatttcccagcagccctgacAGATAAGGCAGCCAGGAGGATGGATTCAGGGCATTAGGCATGGtctgtgctccagctgtgctcaccttcaggagctgcctgcctgAAAACGCTGCACAAAGAGTTttcctgcttaaaaaaaaaaaaaaaaaggcatttaaacGCTGGTTTTAAGAGATTTTCCATCATAAATTGATTTCTGGCTCTGGagttaaaataaggaaaataaaaaccactctGGGGAATTCAGAAGTAAAGGAAGTCCAGCAAGATGGATGGAGGCTGTGCTCAAGTGTAATAGCACAGGTCTGTGTGCAGGGCTCTTCTAAGGGAGTTTCTTTCAGACCCATCTCTGACTTCTGACTTCATCTCCTCCTTTGTGGCACGGAGCAAAGTGCCTCAAATTCCTGCATCACAGGGTTCTTCTCTTCTGCCTGTGGAAGAGTGAAGTGAAACTCCTCTCCCTGTAAGTACAAACCTGGtgatgcatttatttctgtgtttcacaCCTCAGCTGAGGACATTTTTTACTTTCCAGATTCCTGGTTGTAGACTCAAAGCTGAATTACCCAGATCCCTTGGGATCATTTTCCACATAGAAATGTAACATTATACGGAATAATTTGCATTATCtggcacttccttccttccttccaagaAGTAACTGGGCTCTGGTTGGCTTGGGTGGACAGTTTCCTTTTCATGGCTTTAGTTTTGGCTTTGATCATGTTGTGTAGGCACCTAAAgctgtaattaaattaatacCATCAAAGGCAAGGTCTGGTATTTCCAgcacacacaagcaaaaaaaacccagaatagTCTTTCTTCCACTGCACTTCAAGGGGCCTTTATTGTCTTTGGTGGGccaattttttaaacttgtgtTTTTTAACTGGTTCAAAGAGCTGGACAGCAGCACACATCAACAGCAGCACATCAACTTCTCCAGCCTTGTCTcaggcaggagaagaaagcagCCAAAGCCAGAGTGCAGCAGCAGTTCTGGACTGCCCGAggcacagcagcctctggaagGGGTTTGCCCTGGTTTGCCCAGGCTTGCAGGgatctgggcaggctgggaggCACTCTGGCTCTGTGCCTGCACATCCTTTCCACACCAGAGCACGGCCCCagcccccggtgtcccctgagACTCTTGGTGTGACAACACTTCCCTTCTGGTTCTCCTGGAGGATTGGCTCCCATCTTGTGCCTCCGCTCCTGGgttcagaagcagcagctgtgaagCTCAGCCACTTCTTTGCCTTGTTGAATTTTGGAGCTGGAAGGGCGAAGCTTTGATGTTGGCTGGAATACTTGACTTTCCTGTACCTGTCTAATATCCTGATTAGGCTTTTGTATTTGTTCAAAATGAGAAATCTACGTTAAAGGGCTACACCAAGTACCTGTTGGCTTGATTTAAAGGAAACTAGCAATCAGCTGTtttcccagggctgcagaaaTAAGCCCCACTCAAGCCTCAAGCTTAGCTGTTGTAAGAACAACTGTAATGACCCATTTTAAACAATTCAGCAGACGGAAGTTCGGGCTTTCTGCACTGGATTTCAACAGAGCCGCAATCTTGCACTTAGGAAATGGTTAACCCTGCAATTAGGCACCTTTAATTGAATCCCTGCCACTTGCTTAATTACAGCAGCACTTCAGCCACCCTGCGAGCAGCAGTGAAATCAGCCCTGCcccacctctcccagctgccaTTGGCTGCAAAAACCTGCTGGGCTTGACGGGCCGCACTCGGAGGGGATTTCAAGGCCAATAAATAGCAGGGCCTTGGAGCAGTCAGGAGTGGATCTCTCCCTGTCAGAACTCCTGGCTGGGGCCAGCCTGTCCCAGCAAACCCAGCCTGCTGCACCAGGAGGCCGCTGGAGGAGACGCTCCCTGTCGTGCAGCCCGTGCCTTGTGAGTCGGTGACTTtggccagccctgggcacagccggAGCAGGGGCGGCATGGCGCGCTGCGTGCTGCACATCGCCGGGCTGATTCTCGGCGGCGTGGGCATGGTGGGCACCCTGGCGGCCACGGCCATGCCCCAGTGGAGGGTGTCGGCCTACGTGGACGGCAACATCGTGGTGTTCGAGACCGTCTGGGAGGGGCTGTGGATGGACTGCATCAGCCAGCTGGGCCTCAGGCTGCAGTGCAAGTTCTACGACTCGGTGctggcgctgccgccgccgctggAGGCCTTCCGGGCCCTCATGTGCCTGGCCGCGGCGCTGGCCGTCGCGGCCTTCCTCGCCGCCATCGCGGGGGTCACGTACACCCCGCGCGGCAAGCGGGGCCCCGGGGCCGTCAGCACCTTCGTCCTGGCCGCCGGGGCTGCCTTCCTGCTCACGGGCACGCTGGTGCTGATCCCGGTCTCCTGGACCGGGGGCAGCATCGTCCGGGACTTCTACGACCCCGAGGTGCCGGTGCCGCTGAAGCGGGAGCTGGGCGCTGCCCTGTACgtgggctggggcagcgctgccctgctgctggccgcAGGGGCCATGCACTGCCACTGCTGGTGCGGGGCTGGCGCGGCCACCAGCCCTGGCCACCCGCGGCTGGCCCGGCCGGCGCCGGGCGTCCATGCCTACGTGTAGCTGCTGCCCGCGgccacctgctgctctgggcaccttgAGGATCgtctcattccagcccctgccatgggcaccttCCACCGTCCCAGCTGGCTCCGAGCCtcgtccagcctggctttggacactgccagggatccaggggcgTCCTGTGATCTTCCTACTTGGCGCGTGCCGATTGACTCCTTGGTTTGCCTCCAGGTGTAAGGGAGGAGTAGTTTTGTTGCTTTGCTGTTCACTGCTGGCTTGGATCCCCGCTCTCTAGCgcctggcaggagctgttcTCACACGGGTGCTTGGTTGGAGCACAGGCCCCATTTCTCCGGGAATGAGGAATggtgtggggacagcagcagtcTCGAGGCTCTCGAGGAAGACGAGCAGCCTGCGCTGGGCCGGAGCGAAGGAGCCGCTGTGCCGTACCCcagtgccctgcccagacccctgaggtgcagagggagcagggcatTTCCCTGGGGAGTGGAGTGTCCCTAAGGAGTGCTCCGGGAGaagcctggagctggcagcacggCTCAGTGAGCAGGGAAGCTTCCAGCTTCCAGTCCTGGCACGGAGATGTTTGTGCTACCCCAGCAGAGGCCTCTGGGACTGTGCGTGGATTTCTCTGATGCTTGTGGAGCTGGTGCATCCTCCTCATCTCCTCTGCAGGGCACGGAACGTGGCTCATGGAACAGGTTTTTAATCATTTCCCCAGAGTTTGCCGTGACGGTGTTGGCTTCCCTGCTGCTTGCCGCCCCCCATGCTCTgaggctcctcctgccctgcaggcagcGCCTCCTCCTCTGTGAAGCTCGGCACAGACCGTGCCCTGTGCTCATGCAAAGTGCAATTCCCAGGCCAGGGAATGCACAGGCAGTCCCCACCTgcccctgggagcagagagctgcagcccacGGCTCCCAGCACGCCCAGAAAGCCAAGCCCAGAcgttgctccagctgctccgtGCTTGCCAGGCTGCCTTGGGaatgcagccagagcagcctgctcctgcctggccgTCCTGCAGGAcccagcagcatctgcagcTGGCAATTCCAGCGTTCCCCACTGGAAACCTTGGAGTCTGCGTTCCACCCCACGATCAGTGCCCAAGGAAGGTCCAGTTCAGCAGGGTTTTTCTGGTTCTTTAGCCAGCGGTGGTGGGTGGCAGCATTTAAGGGGCAGTTTCATGGCACGGGGCTCAGCCTGACCCTTTGCTGTGGCTGGTGCTGAGAAAAGGCTGTGGTGCCTGTTTGGGCTGAGGAGAGCGACGTCTCTGCCTGTTCATCTGACTGCTCCATTTGAAAGAGAACACGGAAAGCTGCATTTAATTAAAGAGGCCTTTTATTAACTTGGCTTCAGATGATCTTAGATGAGACAGTGCCCTGCTCCACAGAAATTCATTACATCTATTAACTCAGGGGCATTTGCATTGAAGGCAGCCAGCTCAGATCTTGCAGTGGGAATTTTCGAGGCCCCGCAGAACTGGTTTCAAGTCTCCAGCTCATCACTCAAGCAGTCAAATCAGCACTTACTAATTCTAGATGGAAATTgaagaaaacagtaataaatAGGTTTTTCTAGCACTAAaccatgggtttttttcctgttgtcttAGGAAGTCTGTCACGGCAGCTGTCAGTGACAGCTGATTTCAGTGGAGTCATTCTGGTGACTTTGGTAATAATTTCCACTACCCTGAGGAACTCCACCTCCTGTTTTATTGTGATTTTTGTCCTACAATGCATATTGTGTTTAATATGGAACTATTGGGTGAGTAAGCCAGAACTGCACATTTTGGAGTAATTTAGATATGACATTTGTGATTAACAAAGCAGAGGATGGAGACATTTGCAATGCAAATCTGATACATATTTATGTGTAGGTAATGGATTTAAATGATGATGTATTCAGCGTAATGCAACTTTATGCAGATGTAAGTGCTTAAGAAGTAATTAAGTACAGTTTTCTGTAACATTAATTAGAGGATCCTGAATGCTTCCACTATCAGTGGGCTCATCTAGGAATCAAATTGGAACTGGGTGTGCCATTTGCACTGGtaactttattttcaaagagcagaaagatataaaactgttttatttGAGCATTTAGCGTCACTTTCAAAGAAAACctgagcttttttttctctgccattAGCACCTGATGACTGCATGTTTCCCCAtgtctctcttttcccagcGGATCAAAAGAGCAGCTCAGACAGCCCTGTGCTCGTGTGTGGGCTTGGAACCCAGCCCTGCTTCCAAgggtggagccaggctgggctgctgctggcacgtCCAGCGGGGTGAGTGGCACAGGTGGCAATTTCTGGTGATGTGCTGGAGCCTTGCAGGCTGGCAGGAACGTGTTTAAGAGCGTGTGGcacaggaacagctgcctcAGGTGGAGCTGATCTGCgggagggggagctgggggttgcctcctcctgctgagcagcactggaaCCCCCACGCTATGGGGAAAAGCCCACTCAGAGGGTTAGGAGAtgttctgtgtctgtgtgcaaggaaggcatttggcaccGAATGGGTGCATTTGTGCCTGCTAAGGGCCACggggtttttcctcttcctttgccCTGTTCAGATGCTCTGAGCTGACtcgggagcaggagcaggaggaggaagctgTAAGCCTTCAGCAGAAAACCCTGCAGCTGAGCTTTGtgactgagctgctgctgttgatgAGTTTTCTGAGGGTCACAGGAGAAGTTTGGCTGGAGGGGACTGATGGAGGAGCTGGGCCACATCCCCGTGCCCAGGGCTGCACCTGCTCTGGAAAAtctctggctcctgctgggtTATACCCAGCCAGACCCCGTGTCCAGTGACCCTGAGCGTCCAGGGGCATTCTTGGAGCTTACCCGGGTGGCTGAGCTGTCCTTCCATGAGACAGGTGAGGCGAGGACGCTCAGGAACAGGAGCAGTGCAGCAGGACTTTTTGGGAAGGAGCCACCTGGGCGCTCCTGGAAGCAGGGTGGGAATAATCACTCCTGAGTGCACCTT harbors:
- the LOC128804334 gene encoding claudin-8-like, encoding MARCVLHIAGLILGGVGMVGTLAATAMPQWRVSAYVDGNIVVFETVWEGLWMDCISQLGLRLQCKFYDSVLALPPPLEAFRALMCLAAALAVAAFLAAIAGVTYTPRGKRGPGAVSTFVLAAGAAFLLTGTLVLIPVSWTGGSIVRDFYDPEVPVPLKRELGAALYVGWGSAALLLAAGAMHCHCWCGAGAATSPGHPRLARPAPGVHAYV